The proteins below are encoded in one region of Elusimicrobiales bacterium:
- a CDS encoding DUF2914 domain-containing protein produces MRKYAIVAIPVFAFAGAALAQNAAPAKAEPAKAEAAADAAKPAQPASALKAEKLVIASAVENREPVGETADFPAGTEKAFCWMKVSGAAEGTVTHVWYLEGKKVAEVPLQIKYDPMRTWSSKTVSPGSWKVEAVDGSGAQVAAAEFTVQK; encoded by the coding sequence GCGCGGCGCTGGCGCAGAATGCCGCCCCGGCCAAGGCCGAACCCGCAAAAGCTGAAGCCGCGGCGGATGCGGCAAAACCGGCGCAGCCGGCCTCCGCGCTGAAAGCGGAGAAGCTGGTCATCGCCTCGGCGGTGGAAAACAGGGAACCCGTCGGCGAGACGGCGGATTTTCCTGCCGGCACGGAAAAAGCGTTCTGCTGGATGAAAGTCTCCGGCGCGGCGGAAGGGACTGTAACCCATGTCTGGTATCTGGAAGGCAAAAAGGTGGCGGAAGTGCCCCTCCAGATAAAATACGACCCGATGCGCACCTGGAGCAGCAAAACAGTCTCCCCCGGCAGTTGGAAAGTGGAAGCCGTGGACGGTTCCGGCGCGCAGGTTGCGGCGGCGGAATTTACGGTGCAAAAATAA